In Haloarcula halophila, a single window of DNA contains:
- a CDS encoding DUF6517 family protein codes for MNWKLLFLGIAVGFLVVIATVFVGGWLVVTDDSPLLFYDSRPATVEEPAVSEAGYTSLNTTSFNASYSPVPGVGRNVSLRVWVSTYVTGLSTENQTAGPPSETPTSGNATVDVANTSVVTVVSMSSLELGPVAFNPLVYGSDPRVLNQSGFFIDQGEAYLPSNVTNVTDLTVRSDSPVRMVGQDTQMSRLGGSVVASPEADPVNVTVYVARVIHEGDLVMLVGVTPASGDASEEFGGLAEHVRHWEPDAGTPPTPSGVGQQSERTTSDTNTTERAYHRGVSR; via the coding sequence ATGAACTGGAAACTCCTCTTCCTCGGGATCGCCGTCGGGTTTCTGGTAGTGATCGCGACCGTGTTCGTCGGCGGCTGGCTGGTCGTCACCGACGACAGCCCGCTGCTCTTCTACGATTCGCGACCGGCGACAGTGGAAGAACCGGCAGTTTCCGAGGCGGGGTACACGTCGTTGAACACCACGTCGTTCAACGCCAGCTACAGCCCGGTCCCGGGGGTCGGCCGAAACGTGAGTCTCAGAGTCTGGGTGAGTACGTACGTAACTGGACTCTCGACGGAGAACCAGACGGCAGGTCCCCCCTCGGAGACACCGACCAGTGGGAACGCGACGGTCGACGTGGCAAACACCTCTGTGGTGACGGTCGTCTCGATGTCCTCGCTCGAACTCGGGCCGGTCGCGTTCAACCCACTGGTCTATGGGTCGGACCCTCGTGTCTTGAACCAGTCCGGATTCTTCATCGACCAGGGAGAGGCCTACTTGCCGTCGAACGTGACCAACGTCACGGACCTGACTGTCCGTAGCGACAGCCCCGTCCGGATGGTCGGACAGGACACTCAGATGTCTCGGCTCGGTGGCTCTGTCGTCGCCTCACCCGAGGCTGATCCGGTCAACGTTACCGTCTACGTCGCCAGGGTGATCCACGAGGGTGATCTGGTGATGCTCGTCGGTGTCACACCGGCGTCCGGGGACGCGAGCGAGGAGTTCGGGGGACTCGCCGAGCACGTCCGTCACTGGGAGCCAGACGCCGGGACACCACCGACTCCAAGTGGGGTCGGACAACAGAGCGAGCGGACGACTTCCGATACAAATACGACGGAAAGAGCGTACCATCGTGGCGTCTCCCGGTAA
- a CDS encoding universal stress protein: MYDTILVPTDGSDHALRAAAHALALADAFDATVHVLTVVDVDAAAGPINAGGVTDDYVERLRERGRESIDAIEALTAAESVEGHVVEGSPSDAILDFVESRDIDLVSMGTHGRTGVRRFVAGSVTEDVVRQSPVPVLTVRAQDDDAPVSGYDDILFPTDGSERATATVDHCLALASAFDATVHVINVVNLGAVSSGPDQPLPVGLLQTLRENGQSAVDSAADRIREAGCTVETEVLEGYPARDILDYAEEHGIDLLTMGTAGQTGLSRFLLGSTTERVIRHASVPVVAVNARDTTAE; the protein is encoded by the coding sequence ATGTACGATACCATCCTCGTTCCGACAGACGGCAGCGATCACGCGCTCCGCGCGGCAGCACACGCGCTCGCACTCGCAGACGCTTTCGACGCGACTGTTCACGTTCTCACCGTTGTCGACGTGGACGCCGCGGCCGGGCCGATCAACGCCGGGGGTGTCACTGACGACTACGTCGAGCGACTGCGTGAGAGAGGACGGGAATCGATCGACGCGATCGAGGCACTCACAGCGGCCGAGTCGGTGGAGGGACACGTCGTGGAGGGGTCGCCCTCGGATGCCATCCTCGACTTCGTCGAGAGTCGCGATATCGACCTCGTGAGTATGGGGACCCACGGCCGGACGGGTGTCCGCCGCTTCGTCGCGGGGAGTGTCACAGAAGACGTGGTCCGGCAGTCGCCAGTCCCCGTCCTTACTGTTCGGGCACAGGACGACGACGCCCCGGTCTCCGGCTACGACGACATTCTCTTTCCCACCGACGGGAGCGAACGGGCCACAGCCACCGTCGATCACTGTCTCGCCCTGGCGAGTGCTTTCGACGCCACCGTCCACGTGATCAACGTCGTCAACCTCGGTGCAGTATCGAGCGGCCCTGACCAGCCACTCCCTGTTGGATTGTTGCAGACGTTACGCGAGAACGGCCAGTCGGCAGTCGACTCCGCGGCCGACCGAATCCGAGAGGCAGGCTGTACTGTCGAGACCGAGGTCCTGGAGGGGTATCCCGCACGCGATATCCTCGACTACGCCGAGGAGCACGGGATCGATCTACTGACCATGGGGACGGCCGGCCAGACCGGTCTCAGCAGGTTTCTCCTCGGGAGTACGACCGAACGAGTCATCAGACACGCATCGGTCCCGGTGGTCGCGGTCAACGCTCGGGACACCACAGCAGAATAA
- a CDS encoding orc1/cdc6 family replication initiation protein: MLLEFDEQEGLIRDRSLIDPNHVVAEDRIVGRDRQLQEVTKMLRVALGDNRPPNLFLYGPSGTGKSLITKAVCKNISRICESRDIRFGTVEVNCQDIDTLGVGVYELACRAADEAGVEVEVPKHGVATKEKWDELFRIVNENFDSVVFVLDELDMLVGRRDKQEPAFSRLLYQLSRAGANDELTAYLSVVAISNDTKMMESVGSRALSSFTPEDVHFDDYDANQLQAILRRRRDAFHEDVLDDDVIPLAAAFAAQTHGDARKAIDLMRVAGELAERQGDERVRERHVRAAQDKVEKNRVLEVVRGISQQKKLCLYATAAVAEQTEDGTARSTTGYKVYQFLTESIDADQYHQETYVNKMKEMTTYSLVDFERRSHGPSSGMFLEFQFGERPATILETLREDSRIEVAASDEVQSVVTAQLRNET; the protein is encoded by the coding sequence ATGCTTCTGGAGTTCGACGAACAGGAAGGACTGATCCGGGATCGATCGCTCATCGACCCGAACCACGTCGTTGCGGAAGACCGGATCGTCGGCCGGGACAGGCAACTGCAGGAAGTCACCAAGATGCTCAGGGTCGCGCTCGGGGACAACCGGCCGCCGAACCTCTTTCTATACGGTCCCTCGGGGACCGGCAAATCGCTGATAACCAAGGCAGTCTGTAAAAACATCAGTCGGATCTGTGAGTCCCGGGATATCCGGTTCGGAACCGTCGAAGTGAACTGCCAGGACATCGACACGCTGGGCGTCGGTGTCTACGAACTCGCCTGCCGTGCAGCAGACGAAGCGGGCGTCGAGGTAGAGGTCCCGAAACACGGTGTCGCGACCAAAGAGAAGTGGGACGAACTGTTCCGGATCGTCAACGAGAACTTCGACTCGGTCGTCTTCGTCCTCGACGAGTTAGATATGCTCGTCGGTCGTCGCGACAAACAGGAACCGGCGTTTTCCCGCCTTCTCTATCAACTCTCGCGGGCGGGTGCCAACGACGAACTGACGGCGTATCTTTCCGTCGTCGCGATCTCGAACGACACGAAGATGATGGAGTCCGTCGGGAGCCGCGCACTGAGCTCGTTCACGCCGGAGGACGTCCACTTCGACGACTACGACGCCAATCAACTCCAGGCGATCCTCCGTCGGCGGCGTGATGCCTTCCACGAAGACGTCCTGGACGACGACGTCATTCCGCTCGCGGCGGCGTTCGCCGCACAGACTCACGGCGACGCGCGTAAGGCGATCGACCTCATGCGGGTCGCCGGCGAACTCGCAGAGCGCCAAGGTGACGAGCGGGTCCGTGAACGACACGTCAGGGCTGCCCAGGACAAGGTCGAGAAAAACCGCGTTCTGGAGGTCGTTCGAGGGATCAGCCAGCAAAAGAAACTCTGTCTCTACGCTACAGCGGCCGTCGCAGAACAGACGGAAGACGGTACGGCCCGTAGCACGACTGGTTACAAGGTGTACCAATTCCTTACTGAGTCGATCGACGCCGACCAGTATCATCAGGAGACCTACGTCAACAAGATGAAAGAGATGACGACCTACTCGCTGGTCGACTTCGAGCGCCGAAGCCACGGTCCGAGCTCCGGGATGTTTCTGGAATTCCAGTTCGGTGAGCGACCGGCAACGATCCTAGAGACGCTCCGGGAGGATTCCCGGATCGAAGTCGCCGCCTCCGACGAAGTACAGAGTGTCGTCACCGCGCAACTCCGCAACGAAACGTGA
- a CDS encoding universal stress protein: protein MTILVAIADDAARDRVLEVATELGAGLNRELYIVHLVEQTDANPDARRVREETRDRIGDETVVSTISVEYITHQGNRNATRTAKELLDIAADVDISHIVMGHLPKGVVENITQGNTAFAVVDEATVPVTIVPVGAE from the coding sequence ATGACCATCCTCGTAGCAATCGCTGACGACGCTGCGCGTGATCGGGTCCTCGAAGTGGCGACGGAGTTGGGAGCCGGGCTGAACCGGGAGCTCTACATCGTCCATCTCGTCGAGCAGACGGACGCGAACCCGGACGCCCGTCGGGTCCGTGAGGAGACCCGGGACCGCATCGGCGACGAGACAGTCGTTTCGACCATCTCCGTCGAGTACATCACCCACCAGGGGAACCGCAACGCCACCCGGACTGCGAAGGAACTGCTCGATATCGCGGCCGATGTCGACATCTCCCACATCGTCATGGGCCACCTCCCGAAAGGTGTCGTCGAGAACATCACCCAGGGCAACACTGCCTTCGCCGTCGTGGACGAGGCGACCGTTCCCGTGACGATCGTCCCAGTCGGGGCCGAGTGA
- a CDS encoding NAD(P)H-binding protein, translating to MRVLVTGATGFVGGHLVPALLEAGHKVVAMVRDPSEYDPPSGVEVREGDVLDSNLKLPPADAAYYLIHSMGADGDFSELDRRAARNFVEAVDAAGIGRIIYLGGLGDDDADLSEHLRSRREVEQLLGEGEAALTALRAAIVIGDGSASFTVIRQLTERLPVMVTPSWVRTDCQPIYIDDVIAYLVGVLEAPATAGRTFEIGGPEVLTYQDILVRTAKLHVGRRPLILPVPVLTPGLSARWLGLVTDVPVGVAKPLVNGLKNRVVVTDDSITDYVDVELTAFEEAVRRSLEDGTARRRERSPA from the coding sequence ATGCGCGTCCTCGTGACGGGAGCGACCGGGTTCGTCGGTGGCCATCTCGTCCCTGCGTTATTGGAAGCCGGTCACAAGGTGGTCGCGATGGTTCGGGATCCCAGCGAGTACGACCCGCCATCCGGGGTCGAAGTACGTGAGGGGGACGTACTCGATTCGAATCTCAAACTGCCACCCGCCGATGCGGCGTACTATCTGATCCACTCGATGGGCGCCGACGGGGACTTCTCCGAACTCGACCGCCGGGCAGCCCGGAACTTCGTCGAGGCCGTCGACGCGGCAGGGATCGGTCGGATCATCTATCTCGGTGGCCTGGGTGACGACGACGCGGATCTCTCGGAACACCTGCGCTCTAGGCGGGAGGTCGAACAGCTACTCGGTGAGGGGGAGGCCGCACTGACGGCGCTCAGGGCCGCCATCGTCATCGGCGACGGGTCGGCCAGCTTCACCGTGATCCGGCAACTCACCGAGCGATTGCCCGTGATGGTGACGCCGAGTTGGGTCCGGACGGACTGTCAGCCGATCTACATCGACGACGTGATCGCCTATCTCGTCGGAGTATTAGAAGCGCCGGCCACAGCCGGCCGGACCTTCGAAATCGGTGGTCCGGAAGTGTTGACTTACCAGGACATCCTCGTCCGGACCGCGAAGCTCCACGTCGGCCGGCGACCGCTCATCCTCCCGGTCCCAGTGCTGACGCCAGGTCTGTCGGCACGGTGGCTGGGGCTCGTCACCGACGTACCCGTCGGTGTGGCCAAACCCCTCGTCAACGGGCTAAAGAACAGGGTCGTGGTCACCGACGATAGCATCACCGACTACGTCGACGTCGAATTGACTGCATTCGAGGAGGCTGTGCGGCGGTCGCTCGAAGACGGTACCGCTCGGCGGCGGGAACGTTCCCCAGCCTGA
- a CDS encoding spermidine synthase, with amino-acid sequence MDSPDSPRRSTVTDRRFKLGLTVVVAFCSIAYELVYSQFLTVFYGGTVVRYSITIGLYMFSLGIGALLSGQLDDPESNLLRTEVYLSVAGPVGAGFIIALNSFPNVAFPGKYTVTLVAAHLPIIVVGVLSGFEIPLLDSLVEDREGSLFSAMGSLYPRRVVRRVMGLFFSVSDSEGRSLSEVLGADYIGSLLGTVVYALVLYPRLGLVVTVLVLGLLNALAALAFAAWTLTGRSETLSRPTVGNWRAVLVVGLLVTGTYGGLVANGDAVDRTVTGAYMGDRIADEYRPGSVEIDVQSYDTTAYQRVTMYERRVSTHAGPEQCLRLDSALQLCDSWVDSYHSGLVDVPMSMYDDQSSVDVLLVGGGDYIAVNHLRDYNVSVDQVDIDGEFLEYTKNRSYFEQFHDDAYEYDRLNTTVGDAYTYLRGTDKEYDLILLDVPGARSDDALPLYSQEFYTLLDQHLTDRGVVVSWVYSEYTYPQHNKAYHNTVAAAGFDRHLPYSVVEDLDGDGEYERGEQFYVLSDGPTPRPDLEHARGAYVRNNADRLGPFEWQRLATYRGIKPNSVFDPNYDIIVGYT; translated from the coding sequence ATGGACAGTCCTGATTCTCCCCGGCGGTCGACGGTGACAGACCGGCGGTTCAAGCTCGGCTTGACCGTCGTCGTCGCCTTCTGTTCGATCGCGTACGAACTCGTCTACTCACAGTTTTTGACCGTCTTCTACGGCGGGACGGTGGTTCGGTACTCCATCACCATCGGGCTGTACATGTTCTCGCTGGGCATCGGCGCGTTGCTGTCGGGCCAGCTCGACGATCCCGAATCGAACCTCCTGCGGACCGAGGTGTATCTCTCCGTGGCCGGGCCGGTCGGGGCAGGGTTCATCATCGCGTTGAATTCCTTTCCGAACGTCGCCTTCCCGGGGAAATACACCGTCACGCTCGTCGCGGCACACCTGCCGATCATCGTGGTCGGTGTCCTCTCGGGGTTCGAGATTCCCCTGCTCGATTCACTCGTCGAGGACCGCGAGGGGTCACTGTTCTCGGCGATGGGGAGTCTCTACCCCCGCCGAGTCGTTCGTCGTGTCATGGGGCTGTTCTTCAGCGTCTCGGACTCGGAAGGCCGGTCGCTGTCCGAGGTCCTCGGCGCGGACTACATCGGGAGCCTCCTCGGGACTGTCGTCTACGCACTCGTGTTGTATCCCCGACTGGGGCTTGTCGTGACAGTGCTCGTGTTGGGGCTGCTCAACGCTCTTGCGGCCCTGGCGTTCGCGGCCTGGACGCTGACCGGCCGCTCGGAGACACTCTCCAGGCCGACCGTCGGAAACTGGCGTGCCGTACTCGTCGTTGGCCTGCTGGTGACGGGGACCTACGGCGGGCTGGTCGCCAACGGCGACGCGGTCGACCGGACGGTCACCGGTGCGTACATGGGCGATCGGATCGCCGACGAGTACCGTCCCGGTTCGGTCGAGATCGACGTACAGAGCTACGATACGACCGCCTACCAGCGGGTTACGATGTACGAGCGGCGCGTCTCGACCCACGCCGGCCCCGAGCAATGCCTGCGTCTCGATAGCGCCCTCCAGTTGTGTGATAGCTGGGTCGACTCCTACCACAGCGGTCTCGTCGACGTGCCCATGTCGATGTACGACGACCAGTCGTCGGTCGACGTGTTGCTCGTCGGCGGCGGTGACTACATCGCGGTGAACCATCTCCGGGACTACAACGTCTCGGTCGATCAAGTCGACATCGACGGGGAGTTCCTCGAATACACCAAGAACCGGAGCTACTTCGAACAGTTCCACGACGACGCCTACGAGTACGATCGACTGAACACCACCGTCGGTGACGCCTACACCTACCTCCGTGGAACCGACAAGGAGTACGATCTGATACTGCTTGACGTTCCCGGCGCGCGTAGCGACGACGCGCTCCCGTTGTACTCCCAGGAGTTCTACACGCTCTTGGATCAGCATCTGACCGATCGTGGCGTCGTCGTCTCTTGGGTGTACTCAGAGTACACCTACCCACAGCACAACAAGGCGTATCACAACACCGTCGCCGCCGCAGGATTCGACCGACACCTGCCGTACTCCGTGGTCGAGGACCTCGACGGTGACGGGGAGTACGAACGCGGGGAGCAGTTCTACGTCCTCTCGGACGGTCCCACGCCACGGCCGGATCTGGAACACGCCCGCGGAGCGTACGTCAGGAACAACGCGGATCGGTTGGGTCCCTTCGAGTGGCAGCGCCTCGCGACGTATCGTGGTATCAAGCCAAACAGCGTCTTCGATCCCAACTACGACATCATCGTCGGCTACACATGA